From Candidatus Palauibacter soopunensis, a single genomic window includes:
- a CDS encoding carboxylate-amine ligase, with protein sequence MKAPSLTLGIEEEYQVVHPETGELTSFITEILEGDEETREQIHPELHQACVETASEVCRDVAEAREEVLRMRRLVSGTVAEKGLAIVAAGTHPFSTWEQQDITPLARYVGLREDLQQVAERNLIFGTHIHVGIEDRDFMVDAMNVSRYFLPHVLALSTSSPFWEGSKTGLHSYRSIIWRNFPRTGIPMSFGSWNEYEHFIETMVRSNTIPDSSKIWWDVRPNHKFPTLEFRVCDMCTRVEEVVCIAAIFQGIVAKLWKLRRDNLTFRQYPEVLLAENKWRAARYGLTGKLIDFGRQSEHPAADLIIEIIEWFLDDVVDELGTRAEVEYALRILREGSSSQRQIAVYEETGDVRAVVRHLIAETAEGV encoded by the coding sequence ATGAAAGCGCCTTCACTTACGCTCGGGATCGAAGAGGAATACCAGGTCGTCCATCCGGAGACCGGCGAACTCACGTCGTTCATCACCGAGATTCTCGAAGGTGATGAGGAGACGCGCGAGCAGATTCACCCGGAGCTTCATCAGGCCTGCGTGGAGACGGCGAGCGAGGTCTGCCGGGATGTGGCGGAGGCGCGCGAGGAGGTGCTGCGCATGCGCCGCCTCGTCAGCGGCACGGTCGCCGAAAAGGGGCTCGCCATCGTGGCCGCGGGCACCCATCCCTTCTCGACCTGGGAGCAGCAGGACATCACGCCGCTCGCGCGCTACGTCGGGTTGCGCGAGGACCTGCAGCAGGTCGCCGAGCGGAACCTGATCTTCGGCACCCACATCCATGTGGGCATCGAGGACCGGGACTTCATGGTCGACGCGATGAACGTCTCGCGGTACTTCCTCCCCCACGTGCTCGCGCTCTCCACGAGTTCCCCCTTCTGGGAAGGGTCGAAGACGGGGCTGCACTCCTACCGCAGCATCATCTGGCGGAACTTTCCGCGCACGGGCATCCCGATGAGCTTCGGAAGCTGGAACGAGTACGAGCACTTCATCGAGACGATGGTCCGCTCGAACACGATCCCGGATTCGAGCAAGATCTGGTGGGACGTCCGTCCCAATCACAAGTTCCCGACCCTCGAGTTCCGCGTGTGCGACATGTGCACGCGCGTGGAGGAAGTCGTGTGCATCGCCGCCATCTTCCAGGGGATCGTGGCGAAGCTGTGGAAGCTGCGGCGGGACAACCTCACCTTCCGCCAGTACCCCGAAGTCCTGCTCGCGGAGAACAAGTGGCGCGCGGCCAGGTACGGGCTGACCGGCAAGCTCATCGATTTCGGGCGGCAGAGCGAGCATCCGGCGGCGGATCTGATCATCGAGATCATCGAGTGGTTCCTCGACGACGTGGTCGACGAACTCGGCACCCGGGCGGAGGTGGAATACGCGCTCCGGATCCTCCGGGAAGGGTCGAGTTCGCAGCGGCAGATCGCCGTGTACGAGGAGACCGGCGACGTGCGGGCCGTGGTCCGACACCTGATCGCGGAGACCGCCGAAGGCGTCTAG
- a CDS encoding aspartate aminotransferase family protein, with the protein MTATTNTATKSPAAATPAGTATAQWQDLDRRHHVHPFIDPRIVAEKGTRVIVGAEGRHLIDSDGRRILDGMGGLWCVNLGYGREELARAAYDQMVELPYYNTFFRSAPPATIELSRVLAKLTPGAIAHTFFSSSGSEANDTIVRLVRRYWDLRGKPEKKTFISRTYAYHGSTMAAASLGGFEAMHAVGDLPLPGFEHVMPPYWFAMGAQDETPEETGARAARAVEEKIAELGADRVAAFIGEPVIGAGGVIVPPDNYWPEVQRICRENDVLVVCDEVITGFGRTGEWFGAQKFGIEADLMTIAKGLTSGYLPMSAVLMTDAVFDVLAEGGVIPHGYTYSGHPVSAAVALENLRLMQEEGVVDRVRDDTGPYFQARLRELNDHPLVGEVRGVGLVASVELSKDKTARELFEPMGEVGALCHEHLYDEGVVFRAMRDVICTSPPLTITRDEIDELVTKARAGIDRTARDLGMM; encoded by the coding sequence GTGACCGCCACGACGAACACCGCCACGAAGAGCCCTGCCGCGGCGACCCCCGCCGGGACCGCCACGGCTCAATGGCAGGACCTCGACCGACGCCATCACGTCCACCCCTTCATCGACCCCCGGATCGTGGCCGAGAAGGGGACGCGCGTGATCGTGGGCGCCGAGGGTCGCCACCTCATCGACTCCGACGGCCGGCGCATCCTCGATGGCATGGGTGGCCTGTGGTGCGTGAATCTCGGCTACGGACGGGAGGAACTGGCGAGGGCCGCGTACGACCAGATGGTCGAGCTTCCCTACTACAACACGTTCTTCCGTTCGGCGCCCCCGGCCACGATCGAGCTGTCGCGGGTCCTCGCGAAACTCACGCCCGGCGCGATCGCGCACACCTTCTTCTCGAGTTCCGGCTCCGAGGCGAACGACACCATCGTCCGCCTCGTCCGCCGATACTGGGACCTCCGCGGGAAACCCGAAAAGAAGACGTTCATCAGCCGCACCTACGCGTATCACGGCAGCACGATGGCGGCCGCCAGCCTGGGCGGCTTCGAGGCCATGCACGCGGTGGGCGACCTGCCGCTGCCCGGCTTCGAGCACGTCATGCCCCCTTACTGGTTCGCCATGGGAGCGCAGGACGAGACGCCGGAGGAGACCGGGGCGCGGGCGGCGCGGGCGGTGGAGGAGAAGATTGCGGAACTCGGCGCGGATCGCGTGGCGGCGTTCATCGGCGAGCCCGTCATCGGCGCCGGAGGCGTCATCGTGCCGCCGGACAACTACTGGCCCGAGGTGCAGCGCATCTGCCGCGAGAACGATGTGCTCGTGGTCTGCGACGAGGTGATCACCGGCTTCGGCCGCACGGGCGAGTGGTTCGGCGCCCAGAAGTTCGGGATCGAGGCGGATCTCATGACGATCGCCAAGGGACTCACCTCCGGCTATCTCCCGATGTCCGCCGTGCTCATGACCGATGCGGTGTTCGACGTTCTGGCCGAAGGGGGGGTGATCCCGCACGGGTACACCTATTCGGGCCATCCGGTCTCCGCCGCCGTGGCCCTGGAGAATCTCCGGCTCATGCAGGAGGAAGGCGTCGTCGACCGCGTGAGAGATGACACCGGCCCCTACTTCCAGGCGCGGTTGAGGGAATTGAACGACCACCCGCTCGTGGGCGAAGTGCGGGGCGTCGGACTCGTGGCCAGCGTCGAACTCTCGAAGGACAAGACGGCCCGGGAGCTGTTCGAGCCCATGGGCGAGGTGGGAGCCCTCTGTCACGAGCATCTCTATGACGAGGGGGTCGTATTCCGCGCCATGCGCGACGTCATCTGCACGAGTCCGCCGCTCACGATCACGCGCGACGAGATCGACGAGCTCGTGACCAAGGCCCGTGCGGGCATCGATCGGACGGCGCGGGATCTCGGCATGATGTGA
- a CDS encoding SRPBCC family protein, which produces MAIEIEKSFDVPQSVDEVWSFLTDPERIVECLPGATLLEAVDERTYRGEIGLKLGPIGTRFLGEIRFDELDARRHHMKMTGEGRDRRGSGNVRMTMLSQLRSVEEEGVGGTRIWVSQSIALTGRLASFGRGGVIQSVSNVMFNRFTGCVREKLAQ; this is translated from the coding sequence ATGGCGATCGAGATAGAAAAGAGTTTCGATGTCCCGCAGAGCGTGGACGAGGTCTGGAGCTTTCTGACGGATCCCGAGCGCATCGTCGAGTGCCTGCCGGGCGCGACACTGCTCGAAGCCGTTGACGAGCGTACGTACCGGGGCGAGATCGGGCTCAAGCTCGGCCCCATCGGGACCCGCTTCCTGGGCGAGATCCGCTTCGACGAACTCGATGCCCGGCGGCATCACATGAAGATGACGGGAGAGGGACGGGATCGCCGCGGCAGCGGCAACGTGAGAATGACGATGTTGAGTCAACTCCGGTCTGTAGAAGAGGAGGGGGTCGGAGGAACCCGGATATGGGTGTCGCAGTCCATCGCGCTGACCGGACGGCTGGCGTCGTTCGGGCGCGGCGGCGTGATTCAATCGGTCTCGAATGTTATGTTCAATCGCTTCACGGGCTGTGTGCGTGAGAAGCTGGCGCAGTGA
- a CDS encoding VWA domain-containing protein, translating into MTPERVVDLGRRLRGEGVACALSESTAAIAALPHIDTEDMEDVRAGLRAAFCSSAADLEIFERCFPAWWRGGQPSSAVEDLLSKAAADRGDRPAASALSVPDGPMAVARDDFGEQMRDEPDSRERPIGAVYSAAHSLARRSFASIGDEELREVDAWLERLMVRLSTRRSRRLEPGGRRGPIDVRRTLRSLVAHEGELVRLARRRRRHVPPQLVVLCDVSGSMERYSRFLLRFLLGCGRARDIQTFAFSTRLTHLTPWLAGEEIDPALDRLRARGWSSGTRIGECLETFVTRHGQRMLSRRTLVIILSDGLDQGEVEPLRRALGWIPRRARRVIWLNPLLESSRYAPEARGMRTALPYVDYFQSGHSLEALRTLPGLLRL; encoded by the coding sequence TTGACGCCGGAGCGCGTCGTCGACCTGGGCCGGCGACTGCGCGGCGAAGGCGTGGCCTGCGCGCTCTCCGAGTCCACGGCGGCCATCGCCGCGCTCCCGCATATCGACACGGAGGACATGGAGGACGTCAGAGCGGGCCTCCGCGCGGCCTTCTGCTCGAGCGCCGCGGACCTCGAGATCTTCGAGCGCTGCTTCCCCGCGTGGTGGCGGGGAGGGCAACCGTCATCCGCTGTCGAGGATCTCCTGTCGAAGGCCGCGGCGGACCGGGGGGACCGGCCAGCGGCCAGCGCGCTTTCCGTGCCGGACGGGCCCATGGCGGTGGCCCGCGACGATTTCGGGGAGCAGATGCGCGACGAGCCGGACTCCCGGGAGCGCCCGATCGGCGCCGTGTACAGCGCCGCCCACTCGCTCGCGCGGCGCTCCTTCGCCTCGATCGGCGACGAGGAACTGCGCGAGGTCGACGCCTGGCTCGAGCGGCTGATGGTGCGGCTGTCCACGCGACGCAGCCGCCGACTGGAGCCCGGAGGCCGCCGGGGGCCGATCGACGTGCGGAGAACGCTGAGGTCGCTCGTCGCGCACGAGGGCGAGCTCGTTCGCCTGGCGCGGCGGCGACGACGGCACGTACCACCGCAACTGGTCGTCCTGTGCGACGTGAGCGGCTCGATGGAGCGCTACAGTCGCTTCCTGCTGCGTTTCCTTCTGGGGTGCGGCCGAGCGCGAGACATCCAGACCTTCGCGTTCAGCACCCGTCTCACGCACCTCACGCCGTGGCTGGCCGGCGAAGAGATCGATCCCGCGCTGGATCGCCTGCGGGCCCGCGGCTGGTCGAGCGGGACCCGGATCGGCGAGTGCCTGGAGACGTTCGTGACCCGGCACGGCCAGCGGATGCTCAGCCGGCGGACGCTCGTCATCATCCTCTCCGACGGACTCGACCAGGGCGAGGTCGAACCCCTCCGGCGCGCCTTGGGTTGGATTCCGCGGCGCGCGCGCCGGGTGATCTGGCTCAATCCCCTGCTCGAGAGTTCGCGCTACGCGCCCGAAGCCAGGGGCATGCGCACCGCGCTCCCGTACGTGGACTACTTCCAGTCAGGGCACAGCCTCGAAGCGCTGAGGACGCTCCCGGGGCTGCTCAGATTGTGA
- a CDS encoding MoxR family ATPase — protein MQPDIAKIIEELEAVGYIADRGIATAVHLGLAMEKPLLVEGAAGVGKTEIAKAVSMWLGAELIRLQCYEGLDLPTALYEWNYQKQLLHIRLQDGDGDAEAVQRTIFGPDFLLERPLLRAIRCETRPVLLIDEVDRADEEFEAFLLELLSDFQVSIPELGTVEARTRPVVVLTSNGTRELSDALRRRCLYLWIDYPEPKREVEILRRRRPDIAAARAREAVKLAQRLRRERLAKPPGVAETLDFAAALEHLGPDPLRPATARDAIGALVKDPNDLAGLTEERLEELLAPPGDGGR, from the coding sequence TTGCAACCGGACATCGCGAAGATCATCGAGGAACTCGAAGCGGTGGGCTACATCGCCGACCGCGGGATCGCGACGGCCGTCCATCTCGGCCTCGCCATGGAGAAACCGCTCCTCGTCGAGGGGGCCGCCGGCGTCGGCAAGACCGAGATCGCCAAGGCGGTCTCCATGTGGCTCGGGGCGGAACTCATTCGTCTCCAGTGCTACGAGGGGCTCGACCTTCCCACGGCCCTCTACGAGTGGAACTACCAGAAGCAGCTCCTCCACATCCGCCTTCAGGACGGCGACGGCGATGCCGAGGCGGTCCAGCGTACGATCTTCGGGCCGGACTTTCTTCTCGAGCGGCCGCTCCTGCGCGCGATTCGCTGCGAGACGCGTCCGGTCCTTCTCATCGATGAGGTGGACCGGGCGGACGAGGAGTTCGAGGCGTTCCTGCTCGAGTTGCTGTCGGACTTCCAGGTCTCGATTCCGGAACTGGGCACGGTCGAGGCGCGGACGCGGCCCGTCGTCGTGCTCACATCGAACGGGACGCGCGAGCTGTCCGACGCGCTGCGGCGGCGCTGTCTCTATCTGTGGATCGATTATCCGGAGCCGAAGCGAGAGGTCGAGATCCTGCGGCGGCGACGCCCGGACATCGCGGCCGCCCGGGCGCGGGAGGCCGTGAAGCTGGCCCAGCGGCTGCGGCGCGAACGGCTCGCGAAGCCCCCCGGTGTGGCGGAGACGCTGGATTTCGCCGCGGCTCTGGAGCACCTGGGGCCGGACCCCCTGCGCCCGGCGACGGCGCGCGACGCGATCGGGGCGCTCGTGAAGGACCCGAACGACCTCGCCGGGCTGACGGAGGAGCGGCTGGAGGAATTGCTCGCCCCGCCGGGGGACGGGGGGCGTTGA
- a CDS encoding tetratricopeptide repeat protein, with amino-acid sequence MRSTRNILPWVAAGVAVLSLPAAPRALEAQTSDLTILVAPVAATEPVDRRFGERIAEEIRDGLKIFPGYIAIERDDARDLIDDYDLDERTMTAIDWRQLGLQMEAALVMVGTAVATGGGVEVDVNFIEPRSGDELPMTAFTVADDDSHEEAGAQIMGQLGRGVEYLRSLAFCGDYLASEQPMEAISNCNAALALNPDSDRAHYLRGRAHMLNEAWGDAATDLQGVVDNNASDTEALESLAFTYAQLGDGAASLRYYQRYLDFRPDEVDIRLRIAYDLTQAGSWAETVQLLQDGVERAPDNVDLLEYLTGAALQAGQTDGAVTDAAMIRVAVDASGKLVDLQGDAVNPSTLSNATNAYMLLEEYDAALAFSDQALESISSSDGSGEGEMSREELLAQVHSSRATIYDRMENPEMGVAELEQALAYNPDVPNGRQRLAALKLQTGDVEGAVADFRAAVENGADPNQIANAIFSLAYTNHFEAQSRALSNPATIDVREVATALELFAVAAEFVQDPAASEQMHFFIAFGYYLQGSAYDSRNEDDEACAPARSALNAFQRVSTHLAQAGSHQAGSQQQIREAIDVQLYRQESIIEASCSR; translated from the coding sequence ATGAGAAGCACGCGGAACATTCTCCCGTGGGTGGCGGCCGGGGTCGCCGTCCTCTCCCTTCCGGCGGCGCCTCGGGCGCTCGAAGCGCAGACGAGCGACCTGACGATCCTTGTCGCGCCCGTCGCGGCGACCGAGCCGGTCGACCGCCGTTTCGGGGAGCGCATCGCCGAAGAAATCCGGGATGGGCTCAAGATTTTCCCCGGCTACATCGCCATCGAACGCGATGATGCGCGTGATCTGATCGACGACTACGATCTCGACGAGAGAACGATGACCGCGATCGACTGGCGGCAGCTCGGGCTGCAGATGGAGGCCGCCCTCGTCATGGTCGGGACGGCGGTCGCGACCGGCGGAGGGGTTGAGGTCGACGTCAACTTCATCGAGCCCCGCAGCGGGGACGAACTCCCGATGACGGCGTTCACGGTGGCGGACGACGACTCCCACGAAGAGGCGGGCGCCCAGATCATGGGACAGCTCGGGCGGGGCGTCGAGTACCTCCGTTCGCTTGCGTTCTGCGGCGACTACCTCGCCTCCGAACAGCCCATGGAGGCGATCTCCAACTGCAACGCGGCCCTGGCGCTCAACCCCGACAGCGACCGGGCGCACTATCTGCGGGGCCGCGCGCACATGCTCAACGAGGCGTGGGGCGACGCGGCCACCGACCTGCAGGGCGTAGTCGACAACAACGCGTCGGACACCGAAGCCCTGGAATCCCTCGCGTTCACGTACGCGCAGCTGGGCGACGGCGCCGCGTCGCTTCGCTACTACCAGCGGTATCTCGACTTCCGGCCGGACGAAGTGGACATCCGGTTGCGGATCGCCTACGACCTCACGCAGGCCGGGAGTTGGGCCGAGACGGTGCAACTCCTCCAGGACGGCGTGGAGCGCGCGCCGGACAACGTGGACCTCCTCGAGTACCTGACGGGCGCGGCTCTGCAGGCCGGACAGACCGACGGGGCCGTGACCGACGCCGCCATGATCCGGGTCGCCGTCGACGCTTCCGGCAAGCTCGTGGATCTGCAGGGCGACGCCGTGAACCCCTCGACGCTCTCCAACGCGACGAACGCGTACATGCTCCTCGAGGAGTACGACGCCGCGCTCGCGTTCTCGGATCAGGCGCTCGAGTCCATTTCAAGTTCCGACGGCAGCGGCGAAGGCGAGATGTCCCGCGAGGAATTGCTCGCCCAGGTGCACTCTTCCCGCGCGACGATCTACGATCGGATGGAGAATCCGGAGATGGGCGTCGCGGAGCTCGAGCAGGCGCTGGCGTACAACCCGGACGTGCCGAACGGCCGGCAGCGCCTCGCGGCGCTCAAGCTGCAGACGGGCGACGTCGAGGGGGCGGTCGCGGACTTCCGTGCCGCTGTGGAAAACGGGGCGGACCCGAATCAGATCGCGAACGCGATCTTCAGCCTGGCCTACACGAATCACTTCGAGGCGCAGTCCAGGGCGCTGTCCAACCCGGCCACGATCGATGTGCGTGAGGTCGCCACGGCGCTCGAACTGTTCGCCGTCGCCGCGGAGTTCGTCCAGGATCCGGCCGCGTCGGAGCAGATGCACTTCTTCATCGCGTTCGGCTACTACCTGCAGGGAAGCGCCTACGACAGCCGCAACGAAGACGATGAGGCCTGCGCGCCCGCGCGGAGCGCCCTGAACGCCTTCCAGCGGGTGAGCACGCACCTGGCACAGGCGGGGAGCCACCAGGCCGGCAGCCAGCAGCAGATCCGCGAGGCGATCGATGTCCAGCTGTACCGCCAGGAGTCGATTATCGAGGCGTCCTGCAGCCGATAA
- the rsmH gene encoding 16S rRNA (cytosine(1402)-N(4))-methyltransferase RsmH, with protein MTEETFRHTPVMPDEVLRWLRPECGGVFLDATVGGAGHAIRLLETGSAVRVIGIDQDAEAIEAAKRRLASAGERVKLIRANFRDVARPEFAAEMDGLAGALMDLGVSSHQIDTQRRGFSFRPGTPLRMRMDERARDTRSAAELLNRADERELGRVFRDGEERRWRTLSREVVRRRKIRPFSTSDDLVAALSAVLGRSAQEKQKARLFQALRIAVNDELSALSEGLEGIRGRLAPGGRLAVLSYHSLEDRLVKDAFRNWSADCRCPPGLPECRCRGQSLGRTLTRRPSRPSAEEVARNPRARSARLRVWEKRGTDEQAGGA; from the coding sequence GTGACAGAGGAGACGTTTCGGCACACTCCGGTCATGCCGGATGAGGTGCTGCGGTGGCTTCGCCCGGAGTGCGGAGGCGTTTTCCTGGATGCGACGGTCGGCGGTGCGGGGCATGCGATCCGGCTGCTGGAGACCGGATCGGCCGTGCGCGTGATCGGGATCGATCAGGATGCGGAGGCGATCGAGGCCGCGAAACGGCGGCTCGCCTCGGCAGGCGAACGGGTGAAGCTGATACGGGCGAACTTCAGGGACGTGGCCCGTCCGGAGTTCGCCGCGGAGATGGACGGTCTGGCGGGAGCCCTGATGGACCTGGGCGTCTCGTCGCACCAGATCGACACACAGAGGCGCGGTTTTTCGTTCCGTCCGGGCACGCCGTTGCGCATGCGGATGGACGAGAGGGCGCGCGACACAAGGTCCGCCGCCGAGTTGCTGAATCGGGCGGACGAACGCGAGTTGGGCCGGGTCTTCCGTGATGGGGAAGAGCGTAGGTGGCGGACGCTCTCACGTGAGGTGGTGCGGCGGAGGAAGATCCGGCCCTTCAGCACGAGTGACGACCTCGTAGCCGCGTTGTCGGCGGTGCTGGGTCGGTCGGCGCAGGAGAAGCAGAAAGCCAGGCTGTTCCAGGCTCTGCGGATCGCGGTCAACGACGAGTTGTCCGCGCTGAGCGAGGGGCTCGAAGGGATACGGGGCCGGCTCGCTCCGGGTGGGCGGTTGGCGGTGCTGTCGTACCACTCGCTGGAGGACCGGTTGGTGAAGGATGCGTTTCGAAACTGGTCTGCCGACTGCCGCTGCCCTCCGGGTCTTCCGGAGTGCCGGTGCCGGGGACAGTCGCTGGGTCGGACGCTGACGCGCCGGCCTTCGCGCCCCTCGGCCGAGGAGGTAGCCCGGAATCCGCGGGCACGCAGCGCGCGACTCCGAGTGTGGGAGAAGCGCGGTACGGACGAGCAGGCGGGCGGCGCATGA
- a CDS encoding HU family DNA-binding protein, producing the protein MTKDDFAAKLASQAGLSKASARDVIDCIFSTDAGKGIIAGELDAGRDFTVTGFGTFGTRHRKARMGRNPQTGASIQIAAMNVPTFKAGKGLKDRVRA; encoded by the coding sequence ATGACCAAAGACGATTTCGCGGCGAAGCTCGCCTCGCAGGCCGGCCTGAGCAAAGCCAGCGCGCGGGATGTGATCGACTGCATTTTCTCGACGGATGCAGGCAAGGGGATCATCGCAGGCGAGCTTGACGCCGGCCGCGACTTCACGGTCACAGGCTTCGGCACGTTCGGGACCCGGCACCGCAAGGCGCGCATGGGTCGGAACCCTCAGACCGGCGCGTCGATTCAGATCGCGGCCATGAACGTTCCCACGTTCAAGGCGGGCAAGGGGCTCAAGGACCGCGTCCGAGCCTAG
- a CDS encoding penicillin-binding transpeptidase domain-containing protein — translation MTRFGIHSTTQLEGFAGDAREAALARTQRTRHRALGVAFTLVALAYAVRLGDLQILEGEAHRARQVAQSAEWELLPAVRGRILDRRGRVLAAPDTRYQVFLAVDELRVDRAEAIETVASVVPVAPERRSAIAEAAGGWSLVASDVSDEERVRLQRTIGRGIYFESRSAREYPRSMGRRLIGAVGSDGRGGTGLEADLDFWLVGQPGRAEVRLDGHRNAYRPPGGQVVEAVPGHDVVLTLDAELQRIAENELARALAKTGAGGGDIVLLDPRTGEILALASERTDGAADRISGLSDPYEPGSTLKPFLLASLLSEDLVDLDEIVDVEDGRLRIGSRVISDVHGYDTLSVRRIISKSSNVGAAKLSARLTPAVQHRYLRDFGFGIRTQLGHLAESPGRLRRPESWTSLSPASHAIGYEISATSLQLALAYGAIANGGVLMRPSLVREIRDPSGHLVRRFDPTPVRRVISEEVAAAVRGVLEEVVRDGTGTLASMARFAVAGKTGTARLAVDGRYAPGRYRASFVGFAPADDPRIVILTRLEDPKGGVYYGGAIAAPTSQATLKAALAADGVQVDPRLVVSDARPRPWSGGPAAGSPEGAVIFASSGTGVDGTPDGTDTSGRGVVALPDLAGLSARAAAARLHALGLRVEWRGQGAVVGQSPAPGSELLRGGTVVLR, via the coding sequence GTGACGCGTTTCGGCATTCACAGCACGACGCAGCTCGAGGGCTTTGCGGGCGACGCGCGCGAGGCGGCGCTCGCACGCACGCAGCGCACCCGGCATCGTGCGCTGGGCGTCGCGTTCACCCTCGTCGCGTTGGCGTATGCCGTGCGCCTGGGCGACCTCCAGATCCTCGAAGGCGAGGCGCATCGCGCGAGGCAGGTCGCACAGAGCGCCGAATGGGAGTTGTTGCCCGCGGTACGCGGGCGGATTCTGGATCGTCGCGGCCGCGTCCTCGCGGCGCCGGACACGCGATACCAGGTCTTTCTGGCCGTAGACGAACTGCGCGTCGACCGGGCCGAGGCCATCGAGACGGTTGCCTCGGTCGTGCCGGTGGCGCCGGAGCGCCGGAGCGCCATCGCGGAAGCCGCGGGCGGTTGGTCCCTCGTCGCGAGCGACGTGAGTGACGAGGAACGTGTTCGGCTACAGCGGACGATCGGACGTGGGATCTACTTCGAGAGCCGGTCCGCGAGAGAATACCCCCGCAGCATGGGCCGCCGTCTCATCGGCGCCGTGGGGTCCGATGGCCGGGGCGGAACGGGCCTCGAGGCCGATCTCGACTTCTGGCTCGTCGGCCAGCCCGGCCGCGCGGAGGTTCGACTCGATGGCCATCGCAACGCCTACCGTCCGCCCGGCGGACAGGTCGTCGAGGCGGTGCCCGGACACGATGTCGTGCTCACGCTCGACGCCGAACTGCAGCGGATCGCCGAGAACGAACTTGCGCGCGCGCTCGCGAAGACGGGGGCGGGCGGGGGCGACATCGTCCTCCTCGATCCGCGTACCGGCGAGATTCTCGCGCTGGCGAGCGAGCGCACCGACGGAGCGGCCGACCGGATCTCGGGTCTCAGCGATCCGTACGAACCCGGCTCCACGCTGAAGCCGTTCCTTCTCGCGTCCCTCCTCAGCGAAGATCTCGTCGATCTGGACGAGATCGTGGATGTCGAGGATGGCCGGCTGCGGATCGGCTCGAGGGTGATCTCGGACGTCCACGGCTACGACACGCTCAGCGTGCGAAGGATCATCTCCAAATCGAGCAACGTGGGGGCCGCGAAGCTGTCCGCCCGCCTGACGCCCGCAGTCCAGCATCGCTACCTGCGTGACTTCGGTTTCGGCATCCGGACACAGTTGGGGCACCTCGCCGAATCGCCGGGGCGCCTCCGCCGGCCCGAGTCGTGGACCTCGCTCAGCCCCGCTTCGCACGCGATCGGGTACGAGATCTCCGCCACATCCCTGCAACTCGCCCTGGCCTATGGGGCCATCGCGAACGGCGGCGTGCTGATGCGGCCGAGCCTCGTCCGGGAGATACGGGATCCGTCCGGGCACCTGGTGCGCCGCTTCGACCCGACTCCGGTGAGGCGCGTCATTTCCGAGGAAGTGGCGGCGGCGGTTCGCGGGGTGCTGGAGGAGGTCGTCCGGGACGGCACCGGAACGCTCGCGAGCATGGCGCGGTTCGCGGTCGCCGGAAAGACGGGAACGGCCCGCCTCGCCGTGGACGGCCGCTACGCACCGGGACGGTACCGCGCCTCCTTCGTCGGCTTCGCGCCGGCGGATGACCCGCGAATCGTCATCCTCACGCGACTCGAAGACCCGAAGGGCGGTGTCTACTACGGGGGCGCGATCGCGGCGCCTACAAGCCAGGCGACCCTCAAGGCGGCGCTCGCGGCTGATGGCGTGCAGGTGGATCCACGTCTCGTCGTCTCCGACGCTCGTCCCCGGCCGTGGTCCGGCGGGCCTGCGGCCGGCTCGCCGGAGGGTGCCGTCATCTTCGCCTCGAGCGGTACGGGCGTGGACGGTACGCCCGACGGGACCGACACGAGCGGGAGGGGCGTCGTCGCGCTGCCGGACCTGGCCGGACTGTCCGCGCGGGCGGCGGCCGCGCGCCTGCACGCGCTCGGTCTCCGCGTGGAGTGGCGCGGACAGGGGGCCGTCGTGGGACAGAGCCCCGCGCCCGGGAGTGAGTTGCTCCGGGGTGGGACCGTCGTCCTGAGATAG